The Bdellovibrio sp. NC01 genome includes the window TCTTTCGCCATATCTTTCAACATTTCAGGAGTCAAAGCACCTGCCACTGAAAGACCAACGAACACGTCAGCACCACGCAAAGCTTCTGACAAAGTACGAGCTTCAGTTTCTGAAGCAAAATACTCTTTGTATTTATTCATACCCGCTGTGCGACCTTTGTAGATCACACCTTGCGAGTCACACATGATGATGTTTTCACGACGTGCGCCCAATGAGATGAAAATTTTCGCGCACGAGTTTGCAGAAGCACCGGCACCGTTCACAACGATACGGATGTCTTCCATTTTGCGATTTGTGATAGATGCTGCATTCAACAACGCCGCCCCCGAAACGATTGCAGTTCCATGTTGGTCATCATGGAATACTGGAATTTTCATTTCTTTTTTCAAACGCTCTTCGATTTCAAAACACTCTGGGGCTTTGATGTCTTCAAGGTTGATACCACCGAATGTCGGTTCCAAAGTTCTAACGGCGTTACAAAAAGTGTCGACGTCATTAGCTGCAACTTCGATGTCGAAAACGTCGATGCCAGCAAATTGTTTGAACAAGATGCCTTTACCTTCCATCACCGGTTTTGAAGCGTGCGGGCCGATATTGCCAAGACCTAAAACGGCTGTACCATTCGAGATCACGGCAACCAAATTGCCTTTGGCTGTATAGTCGTAAACTTTAGCTTGGTCTTTAGCGATTTCTTTACATGGAGCTGCAACACCTGGCGAGTAAGCTAATGAAAGGTCCTTCTCGGAAGCGCAAGGCTTCGAAGAATTCACTTCAATTTTACCGGGCTTACCACGACGGTGGTATTCCAGGGCTTCTTGATCAAAGTTGTTCGTACCAGGTTTCTGTTCTGATTTCGTTTCCAAAGGGTCTCCCTGTTAACTAGTGGTATAACTCTATAGGAGGCCAATTGAAGGGGTCAATGAATGGGGGCTTTGGCGCACAGGGTAAAGGGTGATGCTGAGGGACAAAATAACACCATTTCACAGAGTAAAAAGTGTTTAAATTCTCTACAATTGGGAAGATTCTGGAATCATCTGTCGCCTGTCTTTTGTTTGCAAGGAACCTCTTTTATAACTGGTTCTCTGTGAGGAGAATCATGCGTCTTCAGCGAACACTATTTGCCACATTTTCGATCTGTTTTTTCGCTGCAACTTCAGTCTTTGCAGCGCAAACTCGCACATCATCATTCGTGGGCACATTAGGTCGTTTCGCAAAACCTGGAACTTCACAAGCTTTGCCAGGAAAATATCTTCGTCAACAAATCACAGATTCATCAAGCTATCCACTTCGTGCGATGGGCAGAATTGAAACACGCAGTAAGTCGCAAGGTGTGGGCACTTGCTCTGCCACTTTGGTAGGCACTCGCTATCTTCTGACGGCGGCTCACTGTGTTTACAATCTTGAAACTCGCGCGTTTGTTTCTGATATCAAGTTTTTCCCAGGACAAACTGGCAAAAATGAAATGCCTTTCGATCCCGTTGACTGGGAGCGTGTGTACATTCCAACGGGTTATATGAATTCGACGGAAACGGGTGCGAAAAAATCTGCAGCCACATATGCCTACGACTACGCGATCATCGTTTTGAAAGCAAAAGTAGGTGAATCTCTGGGTTGGGTTCGTATGCAGCAAGCTGAAACAGCATCTGTTGCAACTATGAACGTTGCGGGTTACCCAGGTGATAAACCGGTTGCCACTTACTGGAGTGTGACGTGCCCGATGGAGCGTCGCGATTCACAGTGGTTCATGCAGTGTGATGGTTTCCAAGGAATGTCAGGCAGTTCTTTGCGTGTGCCACAAGCTGATGGCAAAGAATCGATCATTGGTGTTTTCGACTGGGGTCAAGAAGACGTTGTTGGACAAGAAAACTACAACGGTGGTGTCGTATTCACGCCTGAAGTTTTCGCGCAATTAGCAGGCTGGTTAAAAGACACGGCTGATGCAAAAACGGCGACAAACGAAAACAACAGACCGCAGGCTACAGGTGTTTATGTTCGTAACTCTTGTACGGGAGTTGAAAAAGCTCAAGTGGCGATTCGCTATTTGACGGATGATAATCAATGGGTCGAGTCGGCTCAGTGGGTTGATATTCCAGCAGGGAAAACAGTGCGTGTGGCCACTCTATGGCCGGGAGTGAAATTCTACTATTTCACAGGGCGCGCTGGTGAGTTTGTGTGGAAGGGTGATTCGCTCGCGTACATCCAAGGGCAACCGCAGTACATGATGAAGGTGGAATTGACTGATTCCGATCTGCAACAAGGCATTGAAGTACGTACTTTGACTTGCAGCCCATAAGAGCGAATAAGACTCATAACTAGAGTACTCTTTCTAAAATAAACCCATTTTCTTTAGTTTTTCATGACATAGCCAAACTAGACCAGGTCGATCCCTTGTGCGAGCTGGGCTAGGTTCTCATTTTACTCTCTCATTTCTTTTGTAGATCTGCCGAAAAGTGCTACGATTTTCAGTGTTTAGATAACATTTGCAATTTAGCAACTAGGAGATTCTATGAAGTCACCACGTGATGTGGTTCTCGTTGAAGGTGTTCGTACTCCCTTCGCAAAAGCCGGTACAAAACTTAAAAAAGTTCACCCTGCAGAGTTGGGTAAGACGGCATTGAAGCAATTAATTGCACAAACAAATTTGGATGTGAACCTTGTTGATGAAGTGATCATCGGTAACACAGGAAATCCTCCAGACGCAGTTAACATTTCTCGCGTTGTTGCATTGAACTCTGGCATTCCACTTAAGACTTCTGCTTACACAGTTCACAGAAACTGTGCGTCTGCGCTTGAGTCGATCTCGAATGGTTTTGAAAAAATCAAATCGGGCACGATGGATGTTGTGTTGGCGGGTGGTACTGAAAGCATGTCGCAAATGCCAGTTCTTCCTCCGAAAAAGTTCCAAGAAATTTACGACAAACTTTTTGCAGCGAAAGGTCCGAAGCAAGCATTGCCTTTGTTGTGGGCTCTTTTCAAAGCAGACATGAATCAAATCAAAGCTCTTCTTCAAGGAAACATGAAGGATGAGTACTTCCCGCAAATCGCAGTGATGCTTGGTCTGACAGATCCTTTCGTTGGTATCAACATGGGTCAAACAGCAGAGATCTTGGCGAAAGAGTGGGGCTTGTCTCGCGAGATGCAAGATAAGTTTGCTCTTCGTTCGCACCAATTGGCTTCGAAAGCGACTAAAGAAGGCCGCATGAGAGAAGAGATGACGCCGCTGTATTTGGCTCCTGAATACAAAGAAGTTATTTCTGAAGATATCGGTCCTCGTGATAATCAAACGATGGAAGCTTTGGCAAAATTGAAACCTTTCTTTGATAAAGCAACAGGTTCAATCACTGCGGGTAACTCGTGCCCAATCACAGACGGTGCTGCGATGGTGTTGTTGATGTCGCGTGAAAAAGCAGACTCACTTGGTTACAAACCACTTGCGACAATCCGCTCTTACGGTTTCGCTGGTCTTGAACCAGAGCGCATGGGTTTAGGCCCTGCTTACGCGTCGCCATTGGCATTGAAACGTGCGGGTCTTTCGATGAAAGATATTGGCCTTGTTGAATTGAATGAAGCATTTGCGGCGCAAGTTATGGCCTGCCAAAAAGCTATGGATTCTGACAAATTTGCTCAAGAAAAATTGGGTCTGACTAGCAAAGTAGGCGAGATCCGTGATGATATTCTTAACGTAAACGGTGGTGCGATCGCCATGGGACATCCTGTAGGCGCAACAGGCACACGTATCGTTCTTACTCTTGCCAAAGAGATGAAACGCCGTAACACACAATTTGGTCTTGCTACGTTGTGTATCGGTGGTGGACAGGGCGGTGCGATGGTGTTGGAGAACGAAGCTTAGAACCGATGAAAATGGCCCGATCGACTGCGTTGTCGGGTCATCTCCTCGCTCCGACGTGCTAACAGCACGCCTGCGCTGCGGGGATAACCCTCCGCCTTGCGCTCGGACCATTTTGATCGGTTCGAGTTCTGCGAAGGGATTTTGAAGAACGTTTAAATTTTTGCAGCTTAGGAGTTTCATAAGATGTCTATTCAGGAAAGTATTCGTATTGTCCCGCAAGGGGATGTTGCTGTTGTTGAGTTCGATCTTGTTGGGGAGAAAGTTAATAAATTTTCGACTCCGGTGATGATGCGACTTAAAGAAGTTTTGGAAGATCTGAAAAAGTCTTCATACAAAGCTGTTATCTTCAAATCTAATAAGCCAAAAATTTTCATTGCTGGCGCTGACATCGAAGAAATTAAAGGCATGACTACTAAAGAGCAGTTCGAAGCTGCTGTGAAGGGTGGTCAAGAAGTTATGAACATGGTTGAAGATCTGCCAATGCCAACAATCGCCTCTGTGAATGGTGCTTGTATGGGTGGTGGTTGTGAGTTCATCATGTCTTGCGATTATCGTATCGCTTCTGATGATTCTTCGACGAAAATTGGTTTGCCAGAAATTCAATTAGGTATCTTGCCAGGTTTCGGTGGTA containing:
- a CDS encoding serine protease codes for the protein MRLQRTLFATFSICFFAATSVFAAQTRTSSFVGTLGRFAKPGTSQALPGKYLRQQITDSSSYPLRAMGRIETRSKSQGVGTCSATLVGTRYLLTAAHCVYNLETRAFVSDIKFFPGQTGKNEMPFDPVDWERVYIPTGYMNSTETGAKKSAATYAYDYAIIVLKAKVGESLGWVRMQQAETASVATMNVAGYPGDKPVATYWSVTCPMERRDSQWFMQCDGFQGMSGSSLRVPQADGKESIIGVFDWGQEDVVGQENYNGGVVFTPEVFAQLAGWLKDTADAKTATNENNRPQATGVYVRNSCTGVEKAQVAIRYLTDDNQWVESAQWVDIPAGKTVRVATLWPGVKFYYFTGRAGEFVWKGDSLAYIQGQPQYMMKVELTDSDLQQGIEVRTLTCSP
- a CDS encoding thiolase family protein, with the protein product MKSPRDVVLVEGVRTPFAKAGTKLKKVHPAELGKTALKQLIAQTNLDVNLVDEVIIGNTGNPPDAVNISRVVALNSGIPLKTSAYTVHRNCASALESISNGFEKIKSGTMDVVLAGGTESMSQMPVLPPKKFQEIYDKLFAAKGPKQALPLLWALFKADMNQIKALLQGNMKDEYFPQIAVMLGLTDPFVGINMGQTAEILAKEWGLSREMQDKFALRSHQLASKATKEGRMREEMTPLYLAPEYKEVISEDIGPRDNQTMEALAKLKPFFDKATGSITAGNSCPITDGAAMVLLMSREKADSLGYKPLATIRSYGFAGLEPERMGLGPAYASPLALKRAGLSMKDIGLVELNEAFAAQVMACQKAMDSDKFAQEKLGLTSKVGEIRDDILNVNGGAIAMGHPVGATGTRIVLTLAKEMKRRNTQFGLATLCIGGGQGGAMVLENEA